The Endomicrobiales bacterium genome has a window encoding:
- the rpmG gene encoding 50S ribosomal protein L33, translating into MADRVIITIACTECKNRNYNFDRGKKSEKKLELKKFCKNCGKSTLHKETK; encoded by the coding sequence ATGGCAGACAGAGTAATAATTACAATTGCTTGCACTGAATGCAAGAATAGAAATTACAATTTTGACCGCGGTAAAAAGAGCGAAAAAAAACTTGAGTTAAAAAAATTCTGCAAAAATTGTGGAAAAAGTACTCTGCATAAAGAAACAAAGTAA
- the secE gene encoding preprotein translocase subunit SecE — MNIFSQGWQFLKEAYYELKKVTWLSRKEVIGSTIAIIILVALIAVFVGTADFFLSKFLSFVL, encoded by the coding sequence ATGAACATTTTTTCACAGGGCTGGCAATTTTTAAAAGAAGCTTATTATGAGCTTAAGAAAGTTACATGGCTTTCAAGAAAAGAAGTAATCGGTTCAACAATTGCAATAATTATACTTGTTGCGCTAATTGCGGTTTTTGTTGGAACAGCAGATTTTTTCTTGTCAAAGTTCTTGAGTTTTGTATTATAA
- the nusG gene encoding transcription termination/antitermination protein NusG has translation MSNMWYVVHTYSGHEDRVKSSLEKSVANLGMQERIARISVPTEEVVEVRRNKKCIKKRKFFPGYVFVEMTIDNETYWLVRNTAGVTGFLGGVKPVSMPEEEVTGLLQTINAPVGARPRPSITFEKEENVRIVEGPFKHFIGIVEEINDQRGKLKVMVTIFGRPTPVELDFLQVEKL, from the coding sequence ATGTCAAATATGTGGTATGTGGTTCACACCTATTCAGGTCATGAAGACAGAGTAAAGTCCAGCTTAGAGAAATCTGTTGCAAATCTTGGAATGCAGGAACGCATTGCAAGAATTAGTGTGCCAACCGAGGAAGTTGTTGAAGTAAGACGCAACAAAAAATGCATAAAAAAGCGCAAGTTTTTCCCTGGCTATGTTTTTGTTGAAATGACAATAGACAATGAAACCTATTGGTTGGTGCGTAACACAGCTGGTGTAACCGGGTTTTTGGGCGGCGTAAAGCCGGTTTCAATGCCAGAGGAAGAAGTTACCGGCTTATTACAAACTATAAATGCTCCAGTTGGTGCAAGGCCAAGGCCGTCTATAACATTTGAAAAAGAAGAAAATGTAAGAATAGTTGAAGGGCCTTTCAAACACTTCATTGGTATTGTTGAAGAAATTAATGATCAGCGCGGTAAATTAAAAGTAATGGTTACAATATTCGGCAGACCAACGCCGGTAGAATTAGATTTTCTACAGGTTGAAAAACTCTAA
- the rplK gene encoding 50S ribosomal protein L11, protein MAPKKVKAQIKLQIPAGAANPAPPVGPALGQQGVNIMDFCKQFNAATSKMEPGMTIPVIITVFEDRSFTFITKMPPVSALVKKAAGLAKASGEPNKTKVGKITKKQVEEIAKQKMPDLNANDLKGAMLMVEGTARSMGIEIKD, encoded by the coding sequence ATGGCACCCAAAAAAGTAAAAGCACAAATTAAATTGCAAATTCCAGCAGGTGCGGCAAACCCTGCGCCACCAGTTGGCCCGGCACTTGGCCAGCAAGGTGTAAATATTATGGATTTTTGTAAACAGTTCAATGCCGCAACTTCAAAAATGGAACCAGGTATGACAATACCGGTTATAATTACCGTGTTTGAAGACAGATCATTTACATTTATCACAAAAATGCCACCAGTTTCAGCACTTGTTAAAAAGGCCGCAGGCCTTGCAAAAGCATCCGGTGAGCCAAACAAAACAAAGGTTGGCAAAATTACAAAAAAACAAGTTGAAGAAATAGCGAAACAAAAAATGCCCGATCTAAATGCCAATGATCTGAAAGGGGCAATGCTTATGGTTGAAGGTACCGCAAGAAGCATGGGCATTGAAATAAAAGATTAG
- the rplA gene encoding 50S ribosomal protein L1 codes for MSKRLNETGKLVDKNKLYTMAEAVDLVKKTARAKFDETVEMHIRLGIDPKQSDQIVRGIVALPHGIGKTRRIAVIAKGDKLKDAQAAGADEAGYEDLIEKIAKGWFEFDVLVATPDTMKDLTKLGKVLGPKGLMPNPKSGTVTFEISKAVKELKLGRIEYKNDAYGILHCAVGKASFDAEKLVQNAKTLLDAVIRSKPSTSKGQYIKSIFIASTMGPGIKVITTVEK; via the coding sequence ATGAGTAAGCGTCTTAACGAAACAGGCAAGTTGGTAGACAAAAACAAGTTGTACACAATGGCAGAAGCGGTTGATTTGGTAAAGAAAACTGCAAGGGCAAAGTTTGACGAAACTGTTGAAATGCATATTCGCCTTGGCATAGACCCGAAGCAAAGTGACCAGATAGTGCGTGGAATTGTTGCTCTTCCGCACGGCATAGGTAAAACAAGAAGAATTGCTGTAATTGCAAAAGGTGACAAACTAAAAGATGCTCAGGCCGCAGGTGCTGACGAGGCAGGGTATGAGGATTTAATAGAAAAAATAGCAAAGGGTTGGTTTGAGTTTGATGTACTTGTTGCTACACCAGATACAATGAAAGACTTAACGAAGCTTGGTAAAGTTCTTGGTCCAAAAGGTCTTATGCCAAATCCAAAGTCCGGTACTGTAACATTTGAAATCAGTAAAGCGGTTAAAGAGTTAAAACTTGGTAGAATTGAATATAAAAATGATGCTTACGGCATACTCCATTGCGCAGTTGGTAAAGCTTCATTTGATGCCGAAAAACTTGTGCAAAACGCAAAAACATTGCTTGATGCAGTAATTAGGTCAAAGCCATCAACATCAAAAGGCCAGTATATAAAGAGCATTTTCATAGCAAGCACCATGGGGCCTGGCATAAAAGTAATCACAACGGTTGAAAAGTAA